agcttcttcatcttcaattTCCATTGGAGCATCCTCATCCCAGTCTACAGGTTTAGTGGCTTCAGGGTCTGGGATTTTTGCCCTCTCGTCCCAATCTTCAGGTTTCCTGTCATCAGGATCTGAGATAGTCTTTGGCGGGATAAGTGATGGTTCAAAGTCTTCCTCCGAAAGGAAGTTagctttcttcttttcttcccCATCAATCAAAATCCTCAGCTCGTTATCTGGTTTCAAGATGGCAGTGTAAACATGGGTCAATTTGTCTGATGGCACTGACGGTGGATACTTGAGATGATGTTCAACATATTTTCCAGTCTTGGGGTTTTCATGCTTCAAAATGAAGTGAACCTTATTGGTGGCTCCACATTTGTCAGGACCGAACAT
The sequence above is drawn from the Primulina huaijiensis isolate GDHJ02 unplaced genomic scaffold, ASM1229523v2 scaffold200590, whole genome shotgun sequence genome and encodes:
- the LOC140966172 gene encoding calnexin homolog, encoding MFGPDKCGATNKVHFILKHENPKTGKYVEHHLKYPPSVPSDKLTHVYTAILKPDNELRILIDGEEKKKANFLSEEDFEPSLIPPKTISDPDDRKPEDWDERAKIPDPEATKPVDWDEDAPMEIEDEE